From one Simplicispira suum genomic stretch:
- a CDS encoding FtsB family cell division protein: MGSRIVTVVLLALLAAVQGQLWLGRGSLPRVSAMQQQLRNQNDANDAAQEANKRLASEVQDLREGLDMVEEKARSELGMVKPDEIFVQYLP, translated from the coding sequence ATGGGTTCACGCATCGTCACGGTGGTGCTGCTTGCGCTGCTGGCTGCGGTGCAGGGGCAGCTGTGGCTGGGTCGGGGCAGCCTGCCGCGCGTGAGCGCCATGCAGCAGCAACTGCGCAACCAGAACGACGCCAACGACGCGGCGCAGGAGGCCAACAAACGCTTGGCGTCCGAGGTGCAGGACTTGCGCGAAGGTCTGGACATGGTGGAAGAAAAGGCGCGCAGTGAACTCGGCATGGTCAAGCCCGACGAGATTTTTGTGCAGTACCTGCCCTGA
- the queG gene encoding tRNA epoxyqueuosine(34) reductase QueG: MKQWARELGFSQIGVAGVDLSSAEPGLQAWLAQGFHGEMHYMEAHGMRRARPAELVPGTVSVITARMDYLPRDTPDGWQAIEFARLADPQQAAVSVYARGRDYHKVLRARLQKLCDRIAEAVGPTGYRVFTDSAPVLEAELAARSGQGWRGKHTLVLNREAGSMSFLGEIYIDMPLPESEPVSAHCGSCQACIDVCPTQAIIAPYRLDARRCISYLTIEHAGPIPLELRRPIGNRVYGCDDCQLICPWNKYAQASPLADFDARAGLSGEQLVDLLAWDEATFLRTTEGGPIRRIGHERWLRNVAVALGNALAKTHDARLRAALSARAAHESALVREHVQWALENENIE, encoded by the coding sequence ATTAAGCAATGGGCGCGCGAGCTGGGATTTTCCCAAATTGGCGTGGCCGGTGTGGATCTGTCGTCCGCCGAGCCGGGTTTGCAGGCCTGGCTGGCGCAGGGTTTTCATGGCGAGATGCACTACATGGAGGCGCACGGTATGCGCCGCGCGCGCCCGGCGGAACTGGTGCCGGGCACGGTGAGCGTGATCACCGCGCGCATGGACTACCTTCCAAGAGACACGCCCGACGGCTGGCAAGCGATCGAGTTTGCGCGTCTGGCCGACCCGCAGCAAGCCGCAGTTTCCGTTTATGCCCGGGGGCGCGACTACCACAAGGTGCTGCGCGCACGCCTGCAAAAGCTGTGCGACCGCATTGCCGAGGCCGTCGGCCCGACGGGCTACCGCGTATTCACAGATTCCGCGCCGGTGCTCGAAGCCGAGCTGGCCGCGCGCAGCGGGCAGGGCTGGCGCGGCAAACACACGCTGGTGCTCAACCGCGAAGCGGGCTCCATGTCGTTCCTGGGCGAGATCTACATCGACATGCCACTGCCCGAGAGCGAGCCGGTGAGCGCCCACTGCGGCAGCTGCCAGGCCTGCATCGACGTCTGCCCCACACAGGCCATCATTGCGCCCTACCGGCTCGATGCCCGGCGCTGCATTTCCTACCTGACCATCGAGCATGCGGGTCCCATTCCGCTGGAGTTGCGGCGCCCGATTGGCAACCGCGTCTACGGCTGCGACGACTGCCAGCTGATCTGCCCCTGGAACAAGTATGCGCAGGCCAGTCCCTTGGCCGACTTCGATGCCCGCGCCGGGCTCAGCGGCGAGCAACTGGTGGATCTGCTTGCCTGGGACGAAGCGACGTTTTTGCGAACGACCGAAGGCGGCCCGATCCGCCGTATCGGCCACGAGCGGTGGCTGCGCAATGTGGCAGTGGCGCTGGGGAATGCCCTGGCCAAGACCCACGACGCCCGATTGCGCGCCGCGCTGAGCGCCCGCGCCGCGCACGAGAGCGCGCTGGTGCGCGAGCATGTGCAGTGGGCGCTGGAGAACGAAAATATTGAATGA
- a CDS encoding Hsp33 family molecular chaperone HslO — MSELHKFIFEGLPVRGAIVRLEGAWQEMLARRAANSISGAYPVPVRELLGEMAAAGVLMQSSIKFNGALVLQIFGDGPLRLAVAEVQSNLSLRATAAITGEVHEHATLTALVNVAGGGRCAITLDPQDKFPGQQPYQGVVPLVDVHERPLGSLSEVLAHYMRQSEQLEATLVLAANDQVAAGLLIQRMPVQGEANLAGSSGESAAHGDDEEYNRIATLAASLTREELLALDVDTILRRLFWEEQVARFAPQTGTQGPRFACSCSRERVGRMLETLGREEAESILAEQGQIEVGCEYCGQQYRFDAVDAAQIFAAAPVQQPPGPVSLQ; from the coding sequence GTGTCTGAATTGCACAAATTCATTTTCGAGGGCCTGCCGGTGCGCGGCGCCATCGTGCGTCTGGAGGGCGCCTGGCAGGAAATGCTGGCGCGTCGCGCCGCCAACTCCATCAGTGGCGCCTACCCGGTGCCCGTGCGCGAACTGTTGGGTGAGATGGCCGCCGCCGGCGTGCTGATGCAGTCGTCCATCAAGTTCAACGGCGCACTGGTACTGCAGATCTTTGGCGACGGGCCGCTGCGCCTGGCGGTGGCCGAGGTGCAATCCAATCTGTCGCTGCGTGCCACCGCCGCGATCACCGGCGAGGTGCACGAACACGCCACGCTCACGGCCTTGGTCAACGTGGCCGGGGGCGGGCGCTGCGCCATCACCCTGGACCCGCAAGACAAATTCCCCGGTCAGCAACCCTACCAGGGCGTGGTGCCGTTGGTGGATGTGCATGAGCGCCCGCTCGGTTCCCTGAGCGAGGTGCTGGCGCACTACATGCGCCAGTCCGAGCAACTGGAGGCGACGCTGGTGCTGGCAGCCAACGACCAGGTGGCCGCAGGCCTGCTGATCCAGCGGATGCCGGTGCAGGGCGAGGCCAACCTGGCCGGCAGTTCGGGCGAGTCGGCTGCCCACGGCGACGATGAGGAATACAACCGCATCGCCACGCTGGCGGCGAGTTTGACCCGCGAGGAACTGCTGGCACTGGACGTGGACACGATTCTTCGCCGCCTGTTCTGGGAAGAGCAAGTGGCGCGTTTTGCCCCGCAGACGGGTACGCAAGGCCCGCGCTTTGCCTGCTCGTGCAGCCGCGAGCGTGTCGGCCGCATGTTGGAGACCCTGGGGCGCGAAGAAGCCGAGAGCATTCTGGCCGAGCAGGGCCAGATCGAAGTGGGCTGCGAGTACTGTGGTCAGCAGTACCGTTTTGACGCGGTGGATGCGGCGCAGATTTTTGCTGCAGCTCCCGTGCAACAGCCACCGGGACCGGTGAGCTTGCAATAG
- a CDS encoding EAL and HDOD domain-containing protein, translating to MSSLSSPVPPMLTPANDSSVAMIARQAIVNSQQAVVGYELFNRSRTGPGHTAATDVALVFTALSHAGAEDLVGSTLIFVNCTHESLSGGHLELIDPDKVVLEIPPLGHAATEEVSARYPMLAALRERGFHLAFNHTILQSAYAAWLPLADYIKLDLSVLAPDQLAVLISYAGRHTQAELVAEKVETAQQYDMASSQGIDLFQGYWFAKPSLVQTRLVSPSQAAILELISLVRKQASTEEIEEVLKKDAGLAFNLMRLINSSGFGLTREITSFRQAVMLLGLKKLFRWGALLLTLSRNGGPPPSVGSTAVVRGRLMELLALEIFDQELADEAFVVGIFSLLDAMLGMPMESALHLITVPEPVSNALLRREGPLGALLQLAQACENSDEATFETAAAALNLSSAQINGAHLKALAWADRIGE from the coding sequence ATGTCCAGTCTGTCTTCTCCTGTCCCGCCGATGCTGACACCCGCCAACGACTCTTCCGTGGCCATGATCGCGCGCCAGGCCATCGTCAATTCGCAGCAGGCAGTGGTTGGCTATGAGCTGTTCAACCGCTCGCGCACCGGCCCCGGCCACACTGCGGCCACCGATGTAGCCCTGGTGTTCACCGCGCTCTCGCATGCCGGCGCCGAAGATCTGGTCGGCAGCACGCTGATCTTCGTGAACTGCACCCACGAAAGCCTCTCTGGAGGCCATCTCGAATTGATCGATCCGGACAAGGTGGTGCTGGAGATCCCGCCGCTTGGCCATGCCGCCACCGAAGAGGTCAGCGCGCGCTACCCCATGCTGGCCGCGCTGCGCGAACGCGGCTTTCACCTGGCCTTCAACCACACCATATTGCAGTCGGCCTATGCCGCCTGGCTGCCCTTGGCGGACTACATCAAGCTGGACCTGTCGGTTCTGGCGCCCGACCAGTTGGCGGTGCTGATCAGCTACGCCGGCCGCCATACCCAGGCCGAATTGGTCGCTGAAAAGGTAGAGACGGCGCAGCAGTACGACATGGCGTCCAGCCAGGGCATCGACCTGTTCCAGGGCTACTGGTTTGCCAAACCCTCCTTGGTGCAGACGCGGCTGGTTTCACCCTCACAGGCAGCCATCCTGGAATTGATCAGCCTGGTGCGCAAACAAGCCAGCACCGAAGAGATCGAAGAAGTCCTGAAAAAGGACGCCGGCCTGGCCTTCAACCTGATGCGGCTGATCAACTCCTCCGGCTTTGGCCTGACGCGCGAAATCACCTCGTTTCGCCAGGCCGTGATGCTTCTGGGGCTGAAAAAGCTGTTCCGATGGGGCGCCTTGCTGCTCACACTGTCACGCAACGGCGGGCCCCCGCCTTCCGTGGGTAGCACCGCCGTGGTGCGTGGGCGGCTGATGGAACTGCTGGCGCTGGAGATTTTTGATCAGGAGCTGGCGGACGAAGCCTTCGTGGTCGGCATCTTCTCGCTGCTCGATGCCATGCTGGGCATGCCCATGGAGTCGGCGCTGCATCTCATCACCGTGCCCGAGCCGGTCTCGAACGCCTTGCTGCGCCGCGAAGGTCCGCTCGGTGCCTTGCTGCAGCTGGCCCAGGCCTGCGAGAACAGCGATGAGGCCACTTTCGAGACCGCAGCGGCGGCCCTGAACCTGTCCAGCGCGCAGATCAACGGCGCCCACCTCAAGGCCTTGGCCTGGGCGGACCGCATCGGCGAGTAG
- a CDS encoding N-acetylmuramoyl-L-alanine amidase — protein MKPTAPHLSTESPASNRAVLPSRRTLLQAGSLVLLLGRQQIARGASIVAVRIWPAPEYSRVTLESDGQLKARQFFVTTPPRLAVDIEGIDLSPQLRELVAKVGRDDPNIAGIRVGQNAPNVVRLVVDLKRAAKPQVFSLAPVAAYGHRLVFDLYPEVPVDPLDSLIAERLQLSPETGPAAERAATTTATATAPGSDAPAAAAPDPLGELIARAGGTRDAAAPAIPLALPAAGDPVAAAGALALPSKRPAEAPALALGRKTDRLIIVALDPGHGGEDPGATGPAGTREKDVVLKVAHLLRERINATTVGGNPMRAYLTRDADYFVPLGVRVQKAQRVQADLFVSIHADAFTNPDARGASVFALSQSGASSSAARWLANKENQADLVGGLNVRAQDQHVRRALIDMSTTAQINDSLKLGSVLLGEIGGMAKLHKPRVEQAGFAVLKAPDIPSVLVETAFISNPEEEKRLRSSAYQEQLADALMRGITRYFAKNPPLARSRSV, from the coding sequence ATGAAGCCCACTGCCCCCCACCTGAGCACCGAGAGCCCCGCAAGCAACCGCGCTGTGCTGCCCTCGCGGCGCACGCTGTTGCAGGCCGGCAGCCTGGTGCTGCTGCTCGGGCGCCAGCAGATTGCGCGAGGCGCCAGCATTGTGGCGGTGCGCATCTGGCCCGCCCCAGAGTATTCGCGCGTGACACTGGAATCCGACGGTCAGCTCAAGGCGCGCCAGTTTTTCGTCACCACGCCGCCGCGCCTGGCCGTGGACATTGAAGGCATCGATCTCAGCCCCCAACTGCGCGAACTCGTGGCCAAAGTGGGCCGCGACGACCCCAACATTGCAGGCATCCGCGTCGGCCAGAACGCCCCAAACGTGGTGCGCCTGGTGGTCGACCTCAAGCGGGCCGCCAAGCCCCAGGTGTTTTCGCTCGCTCCCGTGGCCGCCTACGGTCACCGGCTGGTGTTTGACCTCTACCCCGAAGTTCCGGTCGACCCGCTGGATTCATTAATTGCCGAGCGCCTGCAGCTCTCGCCCGAAACCGGCCCCGCCGCAGAGCGTGCAGCCACCACCACGGCCACCGCCACAGCGCCAGGCTCCGACGCGCCCGCCGCTGCCGCGCCCGACCCGCTGGGTGAACTCATCGCCCGCGCGGGCGGCACACGGGACGCGGCCGCGCCTGCCATACCCTTGGCCTTGCCAGCGGCCGGCGATCCGGTGGCAGCAGCTGGCGCGCTCGCGCTGCCCTCCAAGCGCCCGGCCGAGGCCCCCGCGCTGGCCCTGGGGCGAAAAACAGACCGTTTGATCATCGTGGCGCTGGACCCCGGCCACGGCGGCGAAGACCCCGGCGCCACCGGCCCCGCCGGCACGCGCGAGAAGGACGTGGTGCTCAAAGTGGCGCATTTGCTGCGCGAGCGCATCAACGCCACCACCGTGGGCGGCAACCCCATGCGCGCCTACCTGACGCGCGACGCCGACTATTTCGTGCCGCTGGGCGTACGCGTACAAAAGGCGCAGCGGGTGCAGGCCGACCTGTTCGTCAGCATCCATGCCGACGCCTTCACCAACCCCGACGCGCGCGGTGCGAGCGTGTTTGCGCTGAGCCAGAGCGGCGCGTCCAGTTCGGCCGCGCGCTGGCTGGCCAACAAGGAAAACCAGGCCGATCTGGTGGGCGGGCTCAACGTGCGCGCCCAGGATCAGCATGTGCGCCGCGCCCTGATCGACATGAGCACCACGGCGCAGATCAACGACAGCCTGAAACTCGGCAGCGTGCTGCTGGGCGAGATTGGCGGCATGGCCAAACTGCACAAGCCGCGCGTCGAGCAGGCAGGCTTTGCCGTGCTCAAGGCGCCGGACATTCCCAGCGTGCTCGTGGAAACCGCGTTCATCAGCAACCCGGAAGAAGAAAAGCGCCTGCGCAGCAGCGCCTACCAGGAGCAATTGGCCGACGCGCTGATGCGCGGCATCACGCGCTACTTCGCCAAGAACCCGCCGCTTGCGCGCAGCCGCTCGGTTTGA
- a CDS encoding AEC family transporter, protein MVYAQILFPDFSLILLGYLVCRFTPLNRSVWQPVEALVYYLLFPVLLFQSIVKTPIELGPASALIAAGLLSGLAGIAMAYALPYLPGLRRHIDAREHAGAAQVAFRFNSFIGLALADRLAGPQGLQLIAVLIGVSVPLFNVAAVWPMARHGEHHFARELLRNPLILATGAGLCANLLGLHIPELLAPSVTRVGAAAIALGLMAAGAGLQFGSLKDNRPLSVAVLSIRHLLQPLVAWGVARLLALDAMQTTVLLAFAALPTSSSCYVLAARMGYNGPYVAGLVTLSTVLGPASLSLALGVLR, encoded by the coding sequence GTGGTCTACGCACAAATCCTCTTTCCCGATTTCTCGCTCATCCTGCTGGGTTACCTGGTGTGCCGATTCACGCCACTCAACCGCAGCGTCTGGCAGCCGGTGGAAGCGCTGGTCTACTACCTGCTGTTTCCGGTGCTGCTGTTCCAGTCCATCGTCAAAACCCCCATCGAACTGGGCCCGGCCTCGGCGCTGATTGCGGCGGGGCTGCTCAGCGGGCTGGCAGGCATTGCGATGGCCTATGCCCTGCCCTATCTGCCGGGGCTGCGCCGGCACATCGACGCGCGCGAGCACGCGGGCGCGGCGCAGGTGGCGTTTCGTTTCAACTCCTTCATTGGCCTGGCACTCGCTGATCGCCTGGCCGGCCCGCAAGGCCTGCAGCTGATTGCGGTGCTGATCGGGGTGTCGGTGCCGCTCTTCAACGTGGCCGCCGTGTGGCCCATGGCGCGCCACGGCGAGCACCACTTTGCCCGCGAACTGCTGCGCAACCCCTTGATTCTGGCCACCGGCGCCGGCCTGTGCGCCAATCTGCTGGGTCTGCACATTCCAGAACTCCTGGCGCCCAGCGTGACCCGCGTCGGCGCGGCAGCCATTGCCCTGGGACTGATGGCGGCCGGCGCCGGACTGCAGTTCGGCTCGCTCAAGGACAACCGGCCGCTGAGCGTCGCCGTGTTGTCCATCCGCCATCTGCTGCAACCCCTGGTGGCCTGGGGCGTGGCGCGGCTTCTGGCGCTTGATGCCATGCAAACCACGGTGCTGTTGGCGTTTGCGGCCTTGCCCACTTCGTCGAGCTGCTACGTGCTCGCGGCGCGCATGGGCTACAACGGGCCGTACGTGGCGGGGCTGGTGACGCTCTCTACCGTGCTCGGACCGGCCAGCTTGTCGCTGGCGCTGGGCGTGCTGCGCTGA
- a CDS encoding gamma carbonic anhydrase family protein, producing MAVYALDGAEPKLAPGAWVADSAQVMGAVTLGENASVWFGTVVRGDTESITVGAGSNVQDASVLHADFGQPLVIGERVTVGHKVMLHGCTIGDESLIGIGAVILNGAKIGKNCLVGAGALVTEGKEFPDGSMILGSPAKVVRQLTPEQMEGLRNSAQHYVDNARRFRAGLRRIDSAA from the coding sequence ATGGCAGTGTATGCATTGGACGGCGCAGAGCCGAAGTTGGCGCCGGGCGCCTGGGTCGCGGACAGCGCGCAGGTGATGGGCGCGGTGACATTGGGCGAAAACGCCAGTGTGTGGTTTGGCACGGTGGTGCGTGGCGATACCGAAAGCATCACCGTGGGCGCTGGATCGAACGTTCAGGACGCGAGCGTTCTGCACGCCGATTTTGGTCAGCCGCTGGTGATTGGCGAGCGCGTCACCGTCGGCCACAAGGTGATGCTGCACGGCTGCACCATTGGCGACGAGAGCCTGATCGGCATTGGCGCCGTGATTCTCAATGGCGCGAAGATTGGTAAAAACTGCCTCGTCGGCGCAGGCGCTCTGGTCACCGAGGGCAAGGAGTTCCCCGATGGATCGATGATTCTGGGCAGCCCCGCCAAGGTGGTGCGCCAGCTCACGCCCGAGCAGATGGAAGGTTTGCGCAACAGCGCGCAGCACTACGTCGACAACGCGCGCCGCTTTCGCGCGGGGCTGCGCCGCATCGATTCGGCAGCCTGA
- the xerD gene encoding site-specific tyrosine recombinase XerD, protein MPFFEASQSAIDQFADALWLEDGLSRNTLSAYRSDLRHFAQWLAAQAAPLALDAVAEHHIQAYFSARHHGTRATTANRRLTVLRRYFHWALRERRIDADPTARLQAARQALRVPKTLSTAQVEALLAAPDVRTALGLRDRSMLELMYASGLRVSELVQLKTWNLDLGAGVLRVLGKGGKERMVPFGEEAGSWLERYQAEARAAILSGQQSEDLFVTARGSGMTRVRFWGIVREHALRAGITSPLSPHTLRHAFATHLLNHGADLRVVQLLLGHADISTTTIYTHVARERLRELHARHHPRG, encoded by the coding sequence ATGCCATTTTTTGAAGCCAGCCAGAGCGCCATCGACCAGTTTGCCGACGCGCTGTGGCTCGAAGACGGCTTGTCGCGCAACACGCTCTCGGCCTACCGCAGCGATCTGCGGCATTTTGCCCAGTGGCTGGCAGCGCAGGCGGCGCCGCTGGCGCTGGATGCGGTGGCCGAGCACCATATTCAGGCCTATTTTTCGGCGCGCCACCACGGCACCCGCGCCACGACGGCCAACCGGCGCCTCACGGTGCTGCGCCGCTATTTTCATTGGGCGCTGCGCGAGCGACGCATCGACGCCGACCCCACCGCGCGCCTGCAGGCGGCACGCCAGGCGCTGCGCGTGCCCAAGACGCTCTCGACGGCGCAGGTGGAAGCGCTGCTGGCGGCGCCCGACGTGCGCACCGCGCTGGGCCTGCGCGACCGCAGCATGCTCGAACTCATGTACGCCAGCGGCCTGCGGGTCTCCGAACTGGTGCAGCTCAAAACCTGGAACCTGGACCTGGGCGCCGGCGTGCTGCGTGTCCTGGGCAAGGGCGGAAAGGAGCGCATGGTGCCCTTCGGCGAAGAAGCGGGAAGCTGGCTGGAACGTTACCAGGCCGAGGCGCGCGCCGCCATTCTTTCCGGGCAGCAGAGCGAAGATTTGTTTGTGACCGCGCGCGGCAGCGGCATGACGCGGGTGCGCTTCTGGGGCATCGTGCGCGAACACGCGCTGCGCGCCGGCATCACGTCACCGCTCTCGCCACACACCTTGCGCCATGCCTTTGCCACGCATTTGCTCAACCACGGCGCCGACCTGCGCGTGGTGCAGTTGCTGCTGGGCCATGCGGATATTTCAACCACCACGATCTACACCCACGTAGCGCGCGAGCGCCTGCGCGAGCTGCACGCGCGCCACCATCCGCGCGGTTGA
- the tsaE gene encoding tRNA (adenosine(37)-N6)-threonylcarbamoyltransferase complex ATPase subunit type 1 TsaE: protein MTAAEHHRPIVETPPAHKTRSLVWESEDDTAAFARQLAALPGIANAFLSLQGDLGAGKTTLVRHLLRALGVQGRIKSPTYAVVEPHEAENLAIWHFDFYRFSDPREWEDAGFRELFASTGLKLAEWPEKAAGLIPPADLAIHIEALNETARRATLQAGTPHGEDLLQGLHP, encoded by the coding sequence TTGACTGCTGCTGAACACCATCGCCCGATTGTAGAAACGCCCCCCGCGCACAAGACCCGCTCGCTGGTGTGGGAGAGTGAGGACGATACTGCGGCCTTCGCGCGACAGCTCGCCGCCTTACCGGGTATCGCCAACGCCTTTCTCAGCCTGCAGGGCGACTTGGGCGCGGGCAAGACCACGCTGGTGCGCCATCTGCTGCGCGCGCTCGGGGTGCAGGGCCGCATCAAGAGCCCCACCTACGCCGTGGTGGAGCCGCACGAAGCCGAAAACCTTGCCATCTGGCACTTTGATTTCTACCGCTTCAGCGACCCGCGCGAATGGGAAGACGCGGGTTTTCGCGAGCTATTTGCCAGCACCGGCCTGAAGCTGGCAGAATGGCCAGAGAAGGCTGCCGGCCTGATCCCGCCTGCGGACCTTGCTATCCACATTGAAGCATTGAACGAAACCGCGCGGCGCGCCACCTTGCAAGCAGGCACGCCGCATGGCGAAGACCTGCTGCAAGGACTGCACCCATGA
- a CDS encoding EAL and HDOD domain-containing protein, whose amino-acid sequence MSSSTDNTADIPAASPDAAAAGDMAVIARQAIVDANRAVFGYELFDRSTAHDAHTAASDAALLFNALSYGGAEALVGKLTVFINCTHESLAGGHLELIHPDKVVLEVPTLPDGATPEAIAACLDIFSELKTRGFRLAFDQQVLRRPYASWVPMAAFIKLDMAAFKPELAGPLVQFARTYSQAEIVAEKVETAEQFQRMADLGVKLFQGYWFAKPSLVQAKTIRPSQATIIQLINLVRRQGSTAEIEELLKRDPTLSFNLLRFINSSGFGLQCEITSFRHAVMILGLKKLFRWAALLLTTSRAGGSPPAVGTMAVVRGRLMELLALELLPAEDCDNAFVVGVFSMLDTMLGMPLDKALNSVALPESVVDALLHDRGIFAPFLALAKACESGDEAAFAHNAEQLQLSNHQVNWAHLQALAWADSLGGE is encoded by the coding sequence ATGTCTTCATCCACCGACAACACCGCAGACATCCCCGCCGCTTCTCCTGACGCTGCGGCGGCTGGCGACATGGCGGTGATCGCCCGCCAGGCGATCGTGGATGCCAATCGCGCCGTGTTCGGCTACGAGCTGTTTGACCGCTCGACGGCGCACGACGCGCATACCGCCGCCAGCGATGCCGCCCTGCTTTTCAATGCCCTGTCCTATGGAGGCGCCGAGGCGCTCGTGGGCAAACTCACCGTGTTCATCAATTGCACGCACGAGAGCCTGGCCGGCGGCCACCTGGAGCTGATTCACCCCGACAAGGTGGTGCTTGAAGTGCCCACGCTACCCGACGGTGCTACGCCGGAAGCCATTGCCGCCTGCCTGGACATCTTCAGCGAACTCAAGACGCGCGGTTTTCGGCTGGCGTTTGACCAGCAGGTACTGCGCCGGCCCTACGCCAGCTGGGTGCCGATGGCCGCCTTCATCAAGCTCGACATGGCCGCCTTCAAACCCGAACTGGCCGGCCCGCTGGTGCAATTTGCCCGCACTTACAGCCAGGCAGAGATCGTGGCCGAGAAAGTGGAAACGGCTGAGCAGTTCCAGCGCATGGCCGACCTGGGCGTCAAGCTGTTTCAGGGCTACTGGTTTGCCAAGCCTTCCCTGGTGCAGGCCAAGACCATCCGCCCCTCGCAGGCCACCATCATCCAGCTCATCAACCTGGTGCGGCGCCAAGGCAGCACCGCCGAGATCGAAGAGCTGCTCAAGCGCGATCCGACGCTGTCGTTCAACCTGCTGCGTTTCATCAATTCCTCAGGTTTCGGACTGCAGTGTGAGATCACCTCGTTCCGCCACGCGGTGATGATCCTGGGCCTGAAAAAGCTGTTTCGCTGGGCCGCCCTGCTGCTGACCACCTCGCGCGCTGGCGGCTCGCCGCCTGCCGTAGGCACCATGGCCGTGGTGCGTGGCCGCCTGATGGAACTGCTGGCGCTGGAATTGCTGCCCGCAGAAGACTGCGACAACGCCTTTGTGGTCGGCGTTTTCTCCATGCTCGACACCATGCTGGGCATGCCGCTGGACAAGGCGCTCAATTCGGTGGCGCTGCCCGAGTCGGTGGTCGATGCCTTGCTGCACGATCGCGGCATCTTCGCGCCCTTCCTGGCCTTGGCCAAAGCCTGCGAGAGCGGCGACGAAGCTGCCTTTGCGCACAACGCGGAGCAGCTCCAGCTCTCCAACCACCAAGTCAACTGGGCCCACTTGCAGGCCCTGGCGTGGGCCGACAGCCTGGGCGGCGAATAA
- a CDS encoding ferritin-like domain-containing protein, giving the protein MELRQRALQVLCLSDVDQKVRQTLDLQAHAASFSIADETPVEPHDLPGRPERPALLAHSQVARRSPATPAGRAVLLHAIAHIEFNAINLALDAVWRFSGMPQRYYLDWLRIAAEEAQHFSLLREHLRSQGHDYGDFPAHQGLWTMCEKTRGDVLARMALVPRTLEARGLDATPLIQRKLRQTGAADALAAADILETILREEVGHVAIGNHWYRWLCERDGLDAEAHYTVLVQRHEAPQPKPPLNLEARRRAGFTETELAWLTYGENASNRPNAF; this is encoded by the coding sequence ATGGAACTTCGACAACGTGCCCTGCAGGTTCTCTGCCTTTCGGATGTTGACCAGAAAGTGAGGCAGACACTGGATCTGCAAGCGCATGCAGCTTCTTTTTCAATAGCAGACGAAACACCTGTCGAGCCGCACGACCTGCCCGGCCGGCCCGAGCGCCCGGCACTGCTGGCGCACAGCCAGGTGGCACGGCGTTCGCCCGCCACGCCAGCAGGGCGCGCCGTGCTGCTGCATGCCATTGCCCACATCGAGTTCAACGCCATCAACCTGGCGCTCGACGCCGTCTGGCGTTTCTCGGGCATGCCTCAGCGCTACTACCTCGACTGGCTGCGCATCGCCGCAGAAGAAGCGCAGCATTTCAGCCTGCTGCGCGAGCACCTGCGCAGCCAGGGCCACGACTACGGCGATTTCCCCGCCCACCAGGGGCTGTGGACCATGTGCGAGAAAACGCGTGGCGACGTGCTGGCCCGCATGGCGCTGGTGCCCCGCACCCTGGAGGCGCGCGGCCTGGATGCCACGCCGCTGATTCAGCGCAAGCTGCGCCAGACTGGCGCCGCCGATGCGCTGGCGGCAGCCGACATTCTTGAGACCATCCTGCGCGAAGAAGTCGGCCACGTGGCCATTGGTAACCACTGGTATCGCTGGCTGTGTGAACGCGACGGACTCGATGCCGAGGCCCACTACACTGTACTGGTGCAGCGCCATGAAGCGCCGCAGCCCAAGCCGCCCCTCAATCTTGAGGCCCGGCGCCGCGCGGGCTTTACCGAAACCGAACTGGCATGGCTCACGTATGGAGAAAATGCATCCAACAGGCCCAATGCTTTCTAG